From one Catenuloplanes nepalensis genomic stretch:
- a CDS encoding TIGR03885 family FMN-dependent LLM class oxidoreductase — MTVYGIHNSHEQIGPAALLDFVTRAESAGFAAAMSSDHFSPWSTRQGQSAFAWTWLGAAMQATSLPFGIVNAPGQRYHPAIIAQAIGTLGAMYPGRFWAALGTGEASNEHITGDPWPRKDVRSARLRECVDVIRALLAGEEVSHDGLVKVDRARLWSRPEITPQLVGAAVSVETARWCAEWADGLITVNAPHEHLRRMIAAYREAGGRGKLHLQVHLSWDPSLEKAEAIALDQWRSNVFKPPVCWDLDTAEAFDVVSEKVGIDQVREVVNVSADTNVHLEQIRGYAELGFDEIYLHHVGQDLREFIDTFGAKVLPQLD, encoded by the coding sequence GTGACGGTATACGGCATCCACAACTCGCACGAGCAGATCGGCCCCGCCGCTCTCCTCGACTTCGTGACCAGGGCGGAGTCCGCCGGTTTCGCGGCGGCCATGTCCTCCGACCACTTCTCGCCGTGGAGCACCCGCCAGGGGCAGTCCGCGTTCGCCTGGACGTGGCTCGGAGCCGCGATGCAGGCCACCTCGCTGCCGTTCGGCATCGTGAACGCGCCCGGCCAGCGCTACCACCCGGCGATCATCGCGCAGGCGATCGGCACGCTCGGTGCGATGTACCCGGGCCGGTTCTGGGCCGCGCTCGGCACCGGCGAGGCCAGCAACGAGCACATCACCGGCGACCCGTGGCCGCGCAAGGACGTGCGCTCGGCCCGGCTGCGCGAGTGCGTGGACGTGATCCGCGCGCTGCTGGCCGGTGAGGAGGTGAGCCACGACGGCCTGGTGAAGGTCGACCGGGCACGGCTGTGGTCCCGCCCGGAGATCACGCCGCAGCTGGTCGGCGCCGCGGTGAGCGTGGAGACCGCGCGCTGGTGCGCCGAGTGGGCGGACGGGCTGATCACCGTGAACGCGCCGCACGAGCACCTGCGCCGCATGATCGCCGCGTACCGGGAGGCCGGCGGCCGCGGGAAGCTGCACCTCCAGGTGCACCTCTCCTGGGACCCGTCGCTGGAGAAGGCCGAGGCGATCGCGCTCGACCAATGGCGCAGCAACGTCTTCAAGCCGCCGGTCTGCTGGGACCTGGACACCGCGGAGGCGTTCGACGTCGTCTCCGAGAAGGTCGGCATCGATCAGGTTCGCGAGGTCGTCAACGTCTCCGCGGACACAAACGTTCACCTCGAGCAGATCCGGGGGTACGCGGAACTGGGCTTCGACGAGATCTACCTGCATCACGTGGGGCAGGACCTGCGCGAGTTCATCGATACGTTCGGCGCGAAGGTGCTGCCTCAGCTCGATTAG
- the treZ gene encoding malto-oligosyltrehalose trehalohydrolase: protein MTNFAVWAPDSRVRLRLGDGDVRQMKRSEDGWWQLEVPEAGPGTDYTYLLGDNDDQPLPDPRSGWQPGGVHAPSRVYDHAAFGWTDTGWTGRQLPGSILYELHVGTFTPEGTFDAAIARLDHLVELGVDMIELLPVAAFNGDYNWGYDGVCWFAPQESYGGPDGLKRLVDAAHARGLGVVLDVVYNHFGPSGAYAPMFAPYLLEGTQTPWGSSVNIDGPRSGEVRRYIIDSVLMWLRDYHVDGLRLDAVHALDDRGAVHLLEEMATEVEALSTHLGRPLSLIAESDLNDPRLITPREAGGYGLHAQWDDDVHHALHTLLTGERQGYYADFGSLDCLATVLTGAFFHAGTFSSFRQRRHGRQIDRSLVPGHRFVAYLQNHDQIGNRAIGDRLSSTLSPGLLKVGATLLLTSPYTPMLFMGEEWAATAPWQYFTSHPEPELALAVKNGRRREFASHGWAENDVPDPQDPETFQRSKLDWAEPGKPAHAAMLEIYRKLIALRKSRADLSEPRLDRVQVWHGNRYVVMRRGDCVIAANLAPVAQRISLRGVPRAVLLATEPGTILTRDVVELPAESAVVVSL, encoded by the coding sequence ATGACGAATTTCGCCGTGTGGGCCCCCGACTCCCGCGTCCGGCTCCGCCTCGGTGACGGCGACGTCCGCCAGATGAAGCGCTCCGAGGACGGCTGGTGGCAGCTCGAGGTGCCGGAGGCCGGCCCCGGCACCGACTACACCTACCTTCTCGGCGACAACGACGACCAGCCGCTCCCCGACCCACGTTCCGGTTGGCAGCCGGGCGGCGTGCACGCGCCCAGCCGGGTCTACGACCACGCCGCGTTCGGCTGGACCGACACCGGCTGGACCGGGCGGCAGCTGCCCGGCAGCATCCTCTACGAGCTGCACGTCGGCACGTTCACGCCGGAGGGCACGTTCGACGCCGCGATCGCCCGCCTCGACCACCTGGTCGAGCTGGGCGTCGACATGATCGAGCTGCTGCCGGTCGCCGCGTTCAACGGCGACTACAACTGGGGTTACGACGGAGTCTGCTGGTTCGCGCCGCAGGAGAGTTACGGCGGGCCGGACGGGCTGAAGCGCCTGGTCGACGCCGCCCATGCGCGCGGGCTGGGGGTGGTCCTCGACGTCGTCTACAACCATTTCGGCCCGTCCGGGGCATACGCGCCGATGTTCGCTCCCTACCTGCTGGAGGGCACGCAGACGCCCTGGGGCAGCTCGGTCAACATCGACGGCCCGCGCTCCGGCGAGGTCCGCCGCTACATCATCGACAGCGTGCTGATGTGGCTGCGCGACTACCACGTCGACGGCCTGCGGCTGGACGCGGTGCACGCGCTGGACGACCGCGGCGCCGTGCACCTGCTGGAGGAGATGGCCACGGAGGTGGAGGCGCTCTCCACCCACCTGGGCCGGCCGCTGTCGCTGATCGCCGAGTCCGACCTCAACGACCCGCGGCTGATCACGCCGCGGGAGGCCGGGGGTTACGGGCTGCACGCGCAGTGGGACGACGACGTGCACCACGCGCTGCACACGCTGCTCACCGGCGAGCGCCAGGGCTACTACGCGGACTTCGGCTCGCTGGACTGCCTGGCCACCGTGCTCACCGGCGCGTTCTTCCACGCGGGCACGTTCTCCAGCTTCCGGCAGCGGCGGCACGGGCGGCAGATCGACCGCTCGCTCGTGCCGGGGCACCGGTTCGTCGCCTACCTCCAGAACCACGACCAGATCGGCAACCGGGCGATCGGCGACCGGCTGTCCAGCACGCTCTCCCCGGGGCTGCTCAAGGTCGGCGCGACGCTGCTGCTCACCTCGCCGTACACGCCGATGCTCTTCATGGGTGAGGAGTGGGCCGCGACGGCGCCCTGGCAATATTTCACCAGCCACCCGGAGCCGGAGCTGGCGCTGGCGGTGAAGAACGGGCGGCGGCGCGAGTTCGCCAGTCACGGCTGGGCGGAGAACGACGTCCCGGACCCGCAGGACCCGGAGACGTTCCAGCGCTCCAAGCTCGACTGGGCCGAGCCGGGCAAGCCCGCGCACGCGGCCATGCTGGAGATCTACCGCAAGCTGATCGCGCTGCGGAAGTCGCGGGCCGACCTGTCCGAGCCGCGGCTCGACCGGGTGCAGGTGTGGCACGGCAACCGATATGTCGTGATGCGCCGCGGCGACTGCGTGATCGCGGCGAACCTGGCGCCGGTCGCGCAGCGGATCAGCCTGCGGGGCGTGCCACGGGCCGTGCTGCTGGCGACCGAGCCGGGCACGATCCTCACCCGCGACGTGGTCGAGCTGCCCGCGGAGAGCGCGGTCGTGGTCTCGCTGTAA
- the treY gene encoding malto-oligosyltrehalose synthase yields the protein MKTPAATYRVQVRPGFDLSATADIAGYLADLGVTHCYTAPLLAAVPGSAHGYDVADHTRVNPELGGEEGRRRLVDALREAGLGLVVDIVPNHAGIADPPSNPAWWDVLRLGRDSPYATWFDIDWTRGRLVVPVLADNGEPLSDLEFKDGDLHYFEHRFPVAPGTGEGTPQEIHDRQHYELVDWRRGDTDLNYRRFFAITTLAGLRVEEPAVFDATHAEILRWYNDGELDGIRVDHPDGLRDPADYLRRLRRAAPDAWIVIEKILETGEKLPDWPIAGTTGYDAMREVCGLFIDPAAAPVFSGLDHHLTGKRVSWAELTHATKYAAATRMLAAELNRLTRLASEVAGAREGLAELAADFPVYRSYLPDGARHLAKARSEAGRRRPGMGRGLDALTARLRNPVDELAVRFQQFTGAVMAKGVEDTAYYRWTRFIALNEVGGDPDRFGVRPSEFHAAAEARAPESMTSLSTHDTKRSEDVRARLAVLSEVPREWAAAATRWTEASGFGDPALAHLLWQTAVGAWPIERERLKAYAEKAARESGTSTSWTDPNTDFERALANLVDRVYDDSELRGEISEFAESITFSGWVNSLGQKVVQLAMPGIPDVYQGTELWDHSLVDPDNRRPVDFTARREMLERIDGGELPGIDLSGAAKLLVTSRTLRARRDRPELFTDYTPLEVEGPAAGHAIAFDRGGACVVATRLPMGLARQGGWGETSLKLPDREYIDSFTGRDYSGSRLTLAEVLDTYPVALLIRRG from the coding sequence GGCCGCCGTGCCCGGCTCCGCGCACGGGTACGACGTCGCCGACCACACCCGGGTCAACCCGGAGCTGGGTGGCGAGGAGGGCCGGCGGCGACTCGTCGACGCGCTGCGCGAGGCCGGCCTCGGGCTGGTCGTCGACATCGTCCCGAACCACGCCGGGATCGCCGACCCGCCCAGCAACCCGGCCTGGTGGGACGTGCTCAGGCTGGGCCGCGACTCGCCGTACGCGACCTGGTTCGACATCGACTGGACCCGGGGCCGCCTGGTCGTCCCGGTGCTGGCCGACAACGGGGAGCCGCTTTCCGACCTGGAGTTCAAGGACGGCGACCTGCACTACTTCGAGCATCGCTTCCCGGTCGCGCCGGGCACCGGCGAGGGTACGCCGCAGGAGATCCACGACCGGCAGCACTACGAGCTGGTCGACTGGCGGCGCGGCGACACCGACCTGAACTACCGGCGGTTCTTCGCGATCACCACGCTGGCCGGGCTGCGTGTGGAGGAGCCGGCCGTCTTCGACGCCACGCACGCGGAGATCCTCCGCTGGTACAACGACGGCGAGCTGGACGGCATCCGGGTCGACCACCCGGACGGCCTGCGCGATCCGGCCGACTACCTGCGCCGCCTGCGCCGGGCCGCGCCGGACGCGTGGATCGTGATCGAGAAGATCCTGGAGACCGGCGAGAAGCTGCCGGACTGGCCGATCGCGGGCACCACCGGGTACGACGCGATGCGCGAGGTCTGCGGCCTGTTCATCGACCCGGCCGCCGCGCCCGTGTTCTCCGGCCTGGACCACCACCTGACCGGCAAGCGCGTCTCCTGGGCGGAGCTCACCCACGCCACCAAGTACGCGGCGGCGACCCGCATGCTGGCCGCGGAGCTGAACCGGCTGACCCGGCTCGCCTCCGAGGTGGCCGGTGCCCGGGAGGGACTGGCCGAGCTGGCCGCGGACTTCCCGGTCTACCGCTCCTACCTGCCGGACGGCGCCCGGCACCTGGCCAAGGCGCGCTCCGAGGCCGGCCGCCGACGCCCCGGCATGGGCCGCGGGCTGGACGCGCTCACTGCGCGGCTGCGCAACCCGGTGGACGAGCTGGCCGTGCGGTTCCAGCAGTTCACCGGCGCGGTGATGGCCAAGGGCGTGGAGGACACCGCGTACTACCGGTGGACCCGGTTCATCGCGCTGAACGAGGTCGGCGGCGATCCGGACCGGTTCGGCGTGCGGCCGTCGGAGTTCCACGCGGCCGCCGAGGCCCGCGCGCCGGAGAGCATGACGTCGCTCTCCACGCACGACACCAAGCGCTCCGAGGACGTACGGGCACGCCTGGCCGTGCTGTCCGAGGTGCCGCGCGAGTGGGCCGCGGCGGCGACGCGGTGGACCGAGGCGTCCGGGTTCGGCGACCCGGCGCTCGCGCACCTGCTGTGGCAGACCGCGGTCGGCGCCTGGCCGATCGAGCGGGAACGGCTCAAGGCGTACGCGGAGAAAGCCGCGCGCGAATCTGGAACTTCCACGAGCTGGACCGATCCGAACACCGATTTCGAACGCGCACTCGCGAATCTGGTCGACCGGGTCTACGACGATTCCGAACTCCGCGGGGAGATCTCCGAGTTCGCCGAATCGATCACATTCTCCGGATGGGTCAACTCGCTCGGCCAGAAGGTCGTGCAGCTGGCGATGCCCGGGATTCCCGACGTTTATCAGGGCACCGAGCTGTGGGACCACTCACTCGTCGATCCGGACAATCGCCGGCCCGTCGACTTCACGGCCCGGCGCGAGATGCTGGAACGCATCGACGGCGGTGAGCTGCCCGGGATCGACCTCTCCGGAGCCGCGAAACTGCTGGTCACCAGCCGTACACTGCGGGCTCGCCGGGACCGCCCCGAGCTGTTCACCGACTACACGCCGCTGGAGGTCGAGGGCCCGGCCGCCGGGCACGCGATCGCGTTCGACCGCGGTGGGGCATGCGTCGTCGCGACGCGGCTCCCGATGGGACTCGCACGTCAAGGTGGCTGGGGTGAAACATCACTGAAACTTCCGGACCGTGAATACATCGATTCGTTCACGGGTCGCGACTACAGTGGTTCTCGGCTGACGCTCGCCGAGGTGCTGGACACATATCCCGTGGCTCTCCTGATCAGGCGCGGATAA